In one window of Clavelina lepadiformis chromosome 4, kaClaLepa1.1, whole genome shotgun sequence DNA:
- the LOC143452709 gene encoding E3 ubiquitin-protein ligase Siah1-like, with amino-acid sequence MSRQKSIPEFAPNPASDRASDHRPMEVASANSGALATSGSDLASLFECPVCFDYVLPPILQCQSGHLVCSSCRPKLTCCPACRGTLGNIRNLGMEKVAMTVDFPCKYASSGCEVTLRYTHKTEHEETCEFRPYSCPCPGASCKWQGTLDAVMPHLMTAHKSITNLQGEDIVFLATDINLPGAVDWVMMQSCYGHHFMLVLEKQEKLDGHQQFFAIVQLIGTRKQAENFAYRLELNGPKRRLTWEATPRSIHEGVSSAIMNSDCMVFDSAIAHMFADKGNLGINVTVSMCNCS; translated from the exons ATGAGTCGACAGAAAAGTATTCCTGAGTTTGCCCCAAATCCTGCGTCAGATAG GGCATCTGATCACAGACCTATGGAAGTGGCGAGTGCAAATAGCGGCGCACTCGCCACATCTGGGAGTGACCTTGCTAGTTTGTTCGAGTGTCCAGTATGTTTTGATTATGTCCTTCCACCTATACTTCAGTGTCAGAGTGGCCATCTTGTTTGCAGCAGCTGTCGTCCTAAGTTAACTTGCTGCCCTGCATGCCGTGGAACTCTTGGAAATATTCGTAATCTAGGCATGGAAAAG GTTGCAATGACTGTTGATTTTCCATGCAAGTATGCTTCATCTGGTTGCGAAGTCACTCTGCGTTATACTCATAAGACGGAGCATGAAGAAACGTGTGAATTTCGTCCATACTCCTGTCCCTGCCCGGGAGCATCTTGCAAGTGGCAGGGCACTTTGGACGCTGTCATGCCACATTTAATGACCGCCCATAAAtcaattacaaatttacaG GGTGAGGATATTGTTTTCCTTGCAACCGATATAAACTTGCCCGGGGCAGTGGATTGGGTTATGATGCAGTCATGCTATGGCCATCATTTTATGCTTGTTCTCGAGAAGCAAGAAAAACTTGATGGACATCAACAATTTTTTGCTATTGTCCAATTAATAGGAACAAGGAAACAAGCGGAAAACTTTGCATACAG ACTTGAACTTAATGGACCTAAACGCCGTTTAACTTGGGAAGCAACACCACGTTCTATACATGAAGGCGTATCATCGGCGATCATGAACAGCGACTGTATGGTTTTCGATTCTGCCATCGCTCATATGTTTGCAGATAAAGGAAACCTCGGTATCAATGTTACTGTGTCCATGTGCAACTGTTCATGA
- the LOC143452712 gene encoding protein NATD1-like, which yields MLSIKLQPLMLFLRRMSKLDVRSLSVNHDKKNTEFLIEIKDCPEKAFLSYENINQSTVDLQHTVVPEVFRGQGVGKILAKTALDYVVENNLNMKLTCWYLQKYVKENPLPEYTERLTNP from the exons atgttgTCCATCAAGTTGCAGCCGTTGATGCTGTTTTTGAGGAGAATGTCAAAACTAGATGTAAGATCACTGTCCGTCAATCACGATAAGAAAAATACTGAAttcttaattgaaattaaag ATTGCCCAGAGAAGGCATTTTTGAGCTACGAAAACATTAATCAGTCAACTGTTGACCTTCAGCACACCGTGGTTCCAGAGGTTTTTAGAGGACAAGGTGTAGGAAAAATTTTGGCAAAG ACCGCGTTAGATTATGTTGTGGAGAATAACCTAAACATGAAATTAACCTGTTGGTACCTCCAAAAGTATGTGAAAGAGAATCCATTGCCTGAATATACTGAAAGACTTACAAATCCATGA